A region from the Hydrogenimonas sp. genome encodes:
- a CDS encoding general secretion pathway protein D / type II secretion outermembrane pore forming protein: MRFFKIFFAAVMLLPPLLSAEKITINFNDTPIRDVIRFVAKQTNNNILVTDKISGKVNFISQTPIDKKDLIPLLTRILQNKGYTVVDGNNGYILVTRAANAKKLAAPAGRKVKAGMVTKIIPVHYIKAANAVQKLRYLSSQFASLTFDNEKSIIIMSDYPEHIRSFEATLAKIDRPMKKEVRFVSLDNADAASAAKNLTGIFKALANTFRFPVTIKADVKSNKIIIIADSYDIKRAEDIVRKYDSENSAKEMVSDVIFLNNAEAAATLKIVNGLMKSFDKQTQSQVSIQAKEDINAIAITGTPKAVKLISKVIKKLDIEQQQVYIKAHVYEISQNRLNNLGVKWGLAGGAASGNLLATSIFNMGGSSFVLPSTLASTIDFGTTSKGIAVGAIIDLLKQNGAVNVISEPNILCMNNKKSTVYVGKTISILTSQATGNDTTSLTRNTYSREDIGLTLEVKPQIAGDDKVLVEVKTKIEDIDRASTVAADRPTTLKREVNTVSIVNDGESVIIGGLLKNYYSKAVSKVPLLGDLPFLGGLFRSTSESTDQINVIVILTPYIIKNSDSLAKIQEKIAKSEELKARLAEILEKELEKGGKKSGEGE; the protein is encoded by the coding sequence ATGAGATTTTTTAAAATATTTTTTGCGGCCGTGATGCTTCTTCCGCCGCTTTTGAGTGCGGAGAAGATAACGATAAACTTCAACGATACGCCGATTCGCGATGTGATACGGTTCGTGGCAAAGCAGACGAACAACAACATTCTCGTAACCGACAAGATCAGCGGAAAAGTGAACTTCATATCCCAGACGCCGATAGATAAAAAAGATCTCATTCCTCTTTTGACCAGGATACTGCAGAACAAGGGGTATACCGTCGTAGACGGCAACAACGGCTACATCCTGGTGACCCGCGCCGCGAACGCCAAAAAGCTGGCCGCACCGGCCGGCAGGAAAGTGAAAGCGGGGATGGTTACCAAGATCATTCCGGTACACTATATCAAGGCTGCGAACGCGGTTCAGAAGCTGCGTTATCTAAGCAGCCAGTTCGCATCCCTGACGTTCGACAACGAGAAAAGCATCATCATAATGAGCGACTATCCGGAGCATATCAGGAGCTTCGAAGCGACTCTGGCAAAGATAGACAGGCCGATGAAGAAAGAGGTGCGGTTCGTCTCTCTCGACAATGCCGACGCCGCTTCCGCGGCGAAGAATCTTACGGGCATCTTCAAGGCGCTCGCAAACACCTTCCGCTTCCCGGTAACGATAAAGGCCGATGTGAAAAGCAACAAAATAATCATCATAGCCGACTCCTACGACATAAAACGAGCCGAGGATATCGTCAGGAAGTATGACAGCGAAAACAGTGCGAAGGAGATGGTGAGCGACGTCATATTCCTGAACAACGCCGAGGCCGCCGCAACACTCAAGATAGTCAACGGACTGATGAAGAGTTTTGACAAGCAGACGCAGTCGCAGGTTTCGATCCAGGCGAAAGAGGATATCAACGCCATCGCCATCACCGGTACCCCCAAAGCCGTGAAACTTATAAGCAAGGTCATCAAGAAGCTGGATATAGAGCAGCAGCAGGTCTACATAAAGGCCCATGTATACGAGATAAGCCAGAACAGGCTCAACAACCTGGGGGTAAAATGGGGTCTCGCCGGCGGAGCGGCCTCCGGCAATCTTTTGGCGACCTCCATCTTCAATATGGGGGGTTCATCATTCGTGCTACCCTCTACTCTCGCCAGTACGATAGACTTCGGAACCACCTCAAAGGGTATAGCGGTAGGCGCAATTATAGACCTGCTGAAACAGAACGGTGCCGTGAATGTCATCTCCGAGCCGAACATTCTCTGTATGAACAACAAGAAATCGACCGTATATGTCGGTAAGACGATATCCATTCTGACCAGCCAGGCGACAGGTAACGACACCACCTCCCTGACGCGCAACACATACAGCCGTGAAGATATAGGTCTGACCCTGGAGGTCAAGCCGCAGATAGCCGGTGACGACAAGGTGCTTGTAGAGGTCAAAACCAAGATCGAAGATATAGACCGCGCCAGCACGGTTGCGGCCGACAGGCCTACAACTCTGAAGCGTGAGGTCAACACCGTCTCCATAGTCAACGACGGCGAGAGCGTCATAATAGGCGGGCTCTTGAAGAACTACTACTCCAAAGCGGTCTCCAAGGTTCCGCTTCTGGGCGACCTCCCCTTCCTCGGGGGGCTTTTCAGATCGACCTCGGAGAGTACCGATCAGATAAACGTAATAGTCATTCTAACTCCGTACATCATAAAAAACAGCGACTCTCTGGCGAAGATACAGGAGAAGATAGCGAAGAGCGAGGAGCTTAAAGCTAGGCTTGCGGAGATCCTTGAGAAGGAGCTAGAAAAGGGCGGCAAAAAGAGCGGGGAGGGTGAATGA
- a CDS encoding general secretion pathway protein C yields the protein MTSRFEALVPTVSLLLLLVLGAKITALVIDAFLPPLPKLECVSEVEKPADSYSFASAFGLKSATRPVKNAPPVRRQESLRGYTLSMTAIGTPSMAIIVKNGKSKLVSVGEKIDGFRLEEVYTDRVKLTKNGRDYWLGMKKGSAAGTVKPAAVKKGKKPEEELVEQVRREGDTFYVPRELLSEMHDLRKIFRYISINPIYRDNKLVGFGVANVKRGSVFDKMGLKKRDIIEKIDGKPIKSESDAFAYFNKLEQLDSLTLTIRRGKESKEFKYEIF from the coding sequence ATGACCTCTCGTTTTGAAGCTCTGGTGCCGACCGTTTCACTGCTGCTTCTGCTGGTGCTGGGAGCCAAGATAACCGCCCTGGTCATCGACGCTTTTCTGCCTCCTCTGCCGAAGCTGGAGTGTGTAAGCGAAGTTGAAAAACCGGCCGATAGCTACAGTTTCGCCTCCGCATTCGGCCTCAAAAGTGCAACCAGACCGGTAAAAAACGCGCCTCCGGTGCGTAGGCAGGAGTCGCTCAGGGGGTATACGCTGAGCATGACCGCGATAGGCACTCCGAGCATGGCCATTATCGTTAAAAACGGCAAGAGCAAGCTCGTGAGCGTAGGCGAAAAGATCGACGGTTTCAGGCTTGAAGAGGTCTATACGGACAGGGTGAAGCTGACCAAAAACGGCCGTGACTACTGGCTGGGCATGAAAAAGGGGAGTGCTGCCGGGACCGTCAAACCGGCTGCCGTGAAAAAGGGCAAAAAGCCCGAAGAGGAGCTGGTCGAACAGGTTCGCCGCGAAGGTGATACATTCTACGTTCCCAGAGAGCTGCTGAGCGAGATGCACGATCTGAGAAAAATCTTCAGATATATAAGCATAAACCCGATATACAGAGACAACAAGCTTGTCGGATTCGGTGTGGCGAATGTGAAGAGAGGTTCCGTTTTTGATAAAATGGGGTTGAAAAAACGTGATATTATAGAGAAGATCGACGGTAAGCCGATAAAGAGCGAGAGTGACGCTTTTGCCTATTTCAACAAGCTGGAACAGCTCGATTCACTCACTTTGACGATTAGACGTGGAAAAGAGAGCAAGGAATTCAAATATGAGATTTTTTAA
- a CDS encoding transcription termination factor Rho, whose protein sequence is MSETSTRSNSNGKSRTHIPVEGYKIEDLRQKSLEELVSIAKELGVEHPNELKRQDLMFEILKSQVSKGGYILFTGILEITNEGYGFLRAMDANFSNSSNDAYVSSTQIRKFALRNGDVVTGQVRPPKEQERYYALLKIEAINYMPVAESKNRPLFDNLTPLYPQEKLKLEYNPTKLTGRVLDLFTPIGKGQRGLIVAPPRSGKTELMKELAHGITYNHPEVELIVLLVDERPEEVTDMERSVKGEVYSSTFDLPAQNHVRVAELVIEKAKRRVEMGKDVVILLDSITRLARAYNTVTPSSGKVLSGGVDANALHKPKRFFGAARNIENGGSLTIIATALVDTGSRMDEVIFEEFKGTGNSEIVLSRNIADRRIYPAIDIIKSGTRKEELLTDPNTLPKIWALRNAMHQMDEVEALKFLYSKMLKTKNNEEFLSIMNEGA, encoded by the coding sequence ATGAGCGAAACCTCTACCCGCAGCAACAGTAACGGAAAGTCGAGAACCCACATTCCGGTCGAAGGATACAAGATAGAAGATCTGAGGCAGAAGAGTCTCGAAGAGCTTGTCTCTATCGCCAAAGAGCTGGGCGTGGAGCATCCGAACGAGCTCAAGCGTCAGGATCTGATGTTCGAAATTCTCAAATCGCAGGTGAGCAAGGGCGGCTACATACTGTTTACAGGCATTCTGGAAATCACCAACGAGGGGTATGGATTCCTTCGCGCCATGGACGCCAACTTCTCCAACTCCAGCAACGACGCCTACGTCTCCAGCACGCAGATTCGCAAATTTGCCCTGAGAAACGGGGATGTCGTGACAGGGCAGGTCCGCCCTCCGAAGGAGCAGGAGCGCTACTACGCTCTGCTGAAGATCGAAGCGATCAACTACATGCCGGTCGCCGAAAGCAAAAACCGACCCCTCTTCGACAACCTCACCCCGCTCTACCCGCAGGAGAAGCTGAAGCTGGAGTACAACCCCACAAAACTCACCGGCCGGGTTCTGGACCTGTTCACACCGATAGGAAAGGGGCAGAGGGGGCTCATTGTGGCTCCGCCCAGATCGGGAAAGACGGAGCTCATGAAGGAGCTGGCCCACGGCATCACCTACAACCACCCGGAAGTGGAGCTCATCGTACTGCTGGTCGACGAACGCCCCGAAGAGGTTACCGATATGGAGCGCAGCGTCAAGGGAGAGGTCTACAGCTCCACCTTCGACCTTCCCGCGCAAAACCATGTGCGTGTCGCCGAGCTCGTTATAGAGAAGGCTAAACGCCGTGTAGAGATGGGGAAAGATGTCGTGATACTTCTCGACTCGATAACACGTCTTGCACGCGCCTACAACACGGTCACGCCAAGCAGCGGGAAAGTGCTCTCGGGCGGTGTCGACGCGAACGCGCTCCATAAGCCCAAGCGCTTCTTCGGAGCCGCCAGGAACATCGAAAACGGCGGCAGCCTCACCATCATAGCCACCGCACTCGTAGATACCGGAAGCCGAATGGACGAGGTGATCTTCGAAGAGTTCAAAGGTACGGGCAACAGTGAAATCGTACTCAGCAGAAACATCGCGGACAGGCGAATCTACCCCGCAATAGACATCATAAAGTCCGGTACGAGAAAAGAGGAGCTGCTTACAGACCCCAACACCCTTCCCAAAATCTGGGCCCTGCGCAACGCGATGCACCAGATGGACGAAGTGGAGGCGCTCAAGTTCCTCTACTCCAAAATGCTCAAGACAAAAAACAACGAAGAGTTTTTGAGCATCATGAACGAAGGCGCCTGA
- a CDS encoding glutamate racemase: protein MRERFAAGRGPSRAGVFDSGAGGLTVVKSLMAHNLFDEIVYYGDTARVPYGPKDPATITRYALEALEFFRNFEIDLLVTACNSVSAHALPELRANAEFPVYGVIEPGILALENAELDRSSRILVLGTRATIGSGRYQRGIRELGFENIEAVSPSLFVPIVEEGIFEGDILRSTLEYYFKDLPVPDAIILGCTHFPLIAEPIRDYFPNRPLLIHSGEAIAQHLENNGLKPGPKAETKLTIFASENPDALKRIAKKWL from the coding sequence ATGAGAGAGAGATTCGCGGCCGGAAGAGGACCCTCGAGAGCAGGGGTGTTCGACAGCGGCGCCGGCGGCCTTACCGTCGTGAAGTCGCTTATGGCGCACAACCTCTTCGATGAGATAGTCTACTACGGCGACACGGCCCGCGTTCCATACGGCCCCAAAGACCCAGCCACCATCACCCGCTACGCCCTCGAGGCGCTGGAGTTTTTCAGAAATTTCGAGATAGACCTTCTGGTTACCGCCTGCAACAGCGTAAGCGCCCACGCCCTGCCGGAACTAAGGGCAAACGCCGAGTTTCCCGTCTACGGTGTCATAGAGCCGGGTATTCTGGCTCTTGAAAACGCCGAACTCGACAGGTCGAGCCGGATACTGGTGCTTGGCACGCGCGCCACCATAGGCAGCGGCCGCTACCAAAGAGGGATTCGCGAACTCGGCTTCGAAAATATAGAGGCGGTCTCCCCTTCGCTTTTCGTTCCCATTGTCGAAGAGGGCATCTTTGAAGGGGATATATTGAGAAGCACGCTGGAGTACTACTTCAAGGATCTGCCCGTGCCGGATGCGATTATTCTGGGGTGCACCCACTTTCCGCTCATAGCTGAGCCTATAAGAGACTATTTTCCCAACCGCCCGCTGCTGATACACTCCGGCGAAGCGATCGCCCAGCATCTCGAAAACAACGGCCTCAAGCCGGGCCCCAAAGCAGAGACAAAGCTCACGATCTTCGCTTCGGAAAACCCGGACGCCCTGAAACGTATAGCAAAAAAGTGGCTTTAA